AATGTAGAAGGCTTCTTGATCATATACAACAAGATGTAATAAGGGTTAGAGAAGACCAATCTGATCCCAGGAAGTTCCTTGTTGAGATTAATGGCCAcattcctgagcttatcattgaACTCCAATGCAACATTATTGTAACTTGCAACACAATCATTTCCACCAACAATGTTTGTGGTTCTCTCCAATGGCAAGCACCCCATTGGAGGTAACCCACCTAGTGATATCTTCCTAGCACCAGTTGCATAGAGATTTCTGATGAAATTCCCAGCAATTGAAGCAAGAAAGTTTTGGTATTGCTGTGGTGTGTATTCAGATTCTCTGCCACCTGGCATGGTGTAATAGTTTTCTAAGAAATCATTTGTTCCTAGACTCATTATGTATAGTGATTCTGATATGATTTCATGTGCCTTTGTTTCACCAACATATGTCATTAGCTTTTGTTGATATTCCTTGTAGTACTCCAATTGCTTCCATAATGGTATCACAGACtgcattcaaattaaaattttggatcatttttcttaaaatttaagCAAACATTGACTTTCTACATTTTTCTCACGGTGAATGCTATGGTACCTTTGACATTGTGCCTAATTTACCAAAAAAGGCAAAtacataatatttaataaattttaaatattttactttttactttaaacattttattttttaccttTAAAAGCAAGTTAGACAATTTAGGCACCATAGAACTCACCTTTACCTATATACTTATAGTCTTATATTATACTATACAAAAGGAATTGGCCAACTGAAAGAAATTTGGTgtacaacttttttttttaaaatatcttttatcatataagtattcatatatttatatatttttaatatttttttaattttttaatatatacataataaataCATTCAAAACTTTAACTTTGtatattttcataaaattttttgaataagtaACTTTAATATGTGTTCTTAGAATATATATTagttaaactttttaaaaattttatattgaataaataaaaaatagattaataaGAACATAATAACTATTATAATAAGCTTagcttctttttaaaattataaatttagtgGTTGCTcattaaaagtaaaataatataaatacaGAAAGGGAGGGAGGGGACCTAAATATATGCCATGGGTGAggaatttttttgtgttttttttttatgtataaaataagagaaataatgTATATCTGCAGTTCTGCACATCATTCTGTATTGGACACCATACTTAACACATCACTTTCACATAAATATTTATATCGTCTGATTTAGATATGCACATACATGTGAATCTCCGCTCCATACCTTTACATTACTACATACATTAATAATACTTTTACCATTTCTACATATTTCACGGGTTTCAAAAGCTTTTCCCTAACATTATGAGTGATACCAAAGTTAGTAACTATTAAAAACAAGGAGACAAATTAGAATGTAAAacgtaattttaatttttaaaagcatattAAAATAAGACCTTATGAgagtttattaaaaaatattgatttttaTGTATAATGTGTTTAGTATGTAATTTAAGATTGAAATATAAACATATTTAGtcaaatatgaaataaaaagtTTGATTGCTATGTGAATATCTACTTAAAATATAAAGTGATTACACATACGAAGATATTTTTATGTAAAGATAATAGttataatataaatatgtatTGTGTTAAgtaatttaatcaattatatcaaattatttaacaattcttaactattattattacatgAAGATATTTTTGTAGAAATAAGTTGAACAGAGTATTTATATATAAGTAAATAGTCAAAATATTCtccaaattagtttttaatcttttttaattaaattcatccttaaaaaatattaagtatTGATGTGGCATATTACGTGCTATCACATTGTTCAGACCATACATCTAACAGTCCTAGTTAGCTGctaacataataaatttatgcaattaaatcaaattaactcTAAATTGAGGGAGATTATGAGACATTAAAATCTTTCCATTTGAAGTtaatttgatctaatttcataaacttaTCGTCTTAATAGCTAATGAGAATTGTTAGGTGTGTGTTTTGATGTCACTTAACGTATCATATTATATCAGCAAACTCTACATCATAAGTAATGAAAATGACAAAAGGACTAATGatcaacttaaatttttttaaggacgaatttgattaaaaaaaatttaaataccaATTCCAAAAACAAATgatctttcaaaaataaatttgatcatctacttatttatatattattatttttgtctcaaTATTTATGTTACATGATgtttttctaataaaaataaaaaacagggCATGATCACATAATGATGAGAAATTACCAAAACATCAGAGGTTGCATTGTCATAACCAGTGGCAGCAGAAGCAAAAGTAACACCAGTGGCAAAATCAGTAATATTGTACTTAGGATCCAAGTAAGCAGGCACAAATTGTTTGAGTCCAAAAGCCTCAGAAATGAAATCAGTGGGTATTCTTCCATTGCTGAACCTCCCAGTTGCAACCCCACCTTCAAAGTCACGTCCATATGGCTGGAAATTGCTCCTAGCAATTGTTGGAATGAAGTTGTTGTTCCCTGCATCCACTGATGAATCACCAAACACAATTATTGCTGGAACATTTGCAGCAGCACCACCATTACTTGTGATCATGATCATGAAGACTAGAAGGATGAACATTGGAATGTTGTTGTGGAGTTCCATTATTTTTGAGTGTGAATATGATGAATTTGGAGTgaagttagttagttattaTTATAAGGTAGGGTGGGGGTGAATAAgtgaaataataaatatatattaattggtTAGGGACTATTAATGGAACCTTTGATCTTTTGAGGTTTGGGTGAAGAAGTTGTTGGCAACCATAATTGCTTAGGCAAGCCCACAGTTCTTTTGGATGGCTCTGGACATTAAAATTAATCTAGCCTTCAGTATCTCTTCTATAGTTCCGTTAACGATTTTAAATCCTCTCTAAAATTCAATCATATTCTATTAATCCAAAAATTTCTTAATCTAACTATATTTGTATTCTAAAGTTTAACACCGATCCAACccataacaaattaaaaaagttCAGTCAAATATATTTAACCATTTCATagtttataaatatattaataaaacaaaaaaatcatattaaaatcaaaagcaacaaaattttaataaattttatttatataataaaattctgtattgttaatattttctttatttgaagGAAAACATAATTTATCAACTAAAAAAATACAGTATGTTTAAAACTTTTAAttcaaaaaagtttttttagtcaaaataaataaataaataaataaattagtctatttaatttgttaaacTAATAATAAACGATTTGGATTGAAAAATTATGGCTTATGAATAAAACGTATTTAAACGGATCAGTCCATATAACACATAAAATTAGACAAATCAGACCTAAATGTATGATCAGACTAACTCGTTTAACAACCCTACACCCAATCTTACTCGCAACTCAATCGCTTCATTCTTAACCTAATATATTACTGGTCGAGTTGCCAATTCTATATAAATAGTTTGGATTTGACTGGATGTATGCAGTATGATTAGTATTGCTAGTCCTATTTTCAATTCatacttatttattttagatTATATTATTAGAAATTCAACTTATTTAGTTTGATTCTATTATATGTCTCACAACTATTAAGAATAAAAGGCCTTTAAATAgttgataaatataaaatattttttatcttataaactagtttttgaaattaaattagatatactcattttaattttaatatggtATCAGAAGCGAATGTAAAAGAGGTGTATTTTAGCTAAGGAAGtaattaaacttaattaatattatatatgttagtCTAAGAATATGTTTGTGGGTGATTGCAGGGACGAAGATACGGGGCGAGTGGAAACCTCGGCCcagcttttaaaaaaaaaaaaaagattaatagtaataagttattaagtataatttaattttttaaaaaatttatttaatatttagttcaatataaataaaagtcTAATCTaacttaaatatttataatttctaatatctaaaagtaagtaacaatattaaaaaaatttaaaaagatattattactaatatttttaaattaaataaaactttttaaatctcataaagttgattttttttccttcttatGAGCGTCATCCTTGATTCATTTGGTATTAATTCTCTATGTTTCAACTACTACAATCGAGAGATCTTTTTCAGCTATGAATGTTGTGAAGAATAACTCAGAAACAAAATGAAAGATGAATTTCTTGCtaattgtcttttaattatattaaaaagaaaattgctGAAAAATTTAACACAGATTCTATTATCGATGAATTTTATGATACAAAAAATCGACCACTtcgttaataaaaaatacatacatattttttatattttaaaatatattctttatcggtatatttttgtaatacattttatattatataattttttgcataattttttaatattatatatattattggtCCCTGCATGATAATATTTTTAGATTCGTCCCCTGAGTAATTGGTATCTAAGTTATTTATATCATTGAGAatataatttgattaaattcTCGCTCCAAGAATTGTACGTAGTGTCTCTCTTATTTAATAAAAGTAACAGACGAATAATTTGGATcctttaaattttgaatttttattttaaaaaataaagtacaatTTCTCactcttttaataattttttttatattttcttttgatctcatttataaaataaatagtaaaagattatattttattctctaaaataaaatttaaaatttaaaaaatctatatccataaaaaaatagatagaaATCATGCagacaaaaaattaatatatgttTCTAGACATGAGAGACCTTAATAATGGCTTAATTTATTTGTTTCCTCAGGAAGAGTTTTCGTGCAAGTGAGTCCCTATATAATTTAAGAGTGAAACGGAAGAAAGTTTGTGCTAGCATGTGAAATGAACCCTTAcgtatttcttttatttcaatTAACTAAAGAATAAAAGAGTGATCTATTTTAAAATGAGGAAATAATAATTGttaaaattcattattttaattttgttttctcTAAATATTTATCTGAGTATATATTTAAAAAGGTCTCTAAAAAAATTTGTGTCATAtacttttttgttattaatttttttttacataaaattttttgaattttgcaaaaataaaatatataaatttttttgtcataCTTTTAAAGACCTAACTATTTGTTTTAAGTAAAAATAACGAATTTGACTAAATTTAAgacttatatattttatttttataaaatttaggaatttcaataaaataattttttttttaaataaaaacgtcTGATGTAATATGTTTTTGGGatctatttaaatatatattcttttctttccacTATTTTATTAGTCGATTATATTGTTacctaaaaaatattaatttattctttagCAAATCCAACTAAAGATTTGACTTTGAAGTAAgaccagaaaaaaaaaaaaaaaaagtgggaATTGAATTATTCgacaattatatatatgtataccTCAAAAGATTAATATATCATGGATTCATGGAGGACCACCCCATGTCATATTGGAACTTGGTACTATATCATAAACCCTAATATAATTGATACCTCAAAAGATTAGTATATAGTATGTAGTTAAGAGttgttttcttttcctttttcttcgatagtgttttaaaaaaataaaaagttatatcTTGATATACGACTAATTAGTTATTAGTAACATTGTATTTATAATCAATTATCAcacaaagaaattttttttttcccttgGAGGAGTCAAATTGATATGAACTAATAAACATGTAACTTTTAGAGAAGCATGATGAGTCACCgtgtaaataataaataaatccGTGAGTCGAATTAATTAACCACTTTCAAATGCATGAACTCAACATTAATATTGAAACAGGTGTCATCTACCAAATCGTTAAAAGTATGCCTTGTTCTTTTCAATTTTCACATTCTAATGTTTAAAGTTTTAACTTGTACGTTGGGTTGgaattttctttcttctttctttctttctttaaaCATCTAGATTCTAGAAGATACATCATATTCCGTGATGatcttcattcttttttttttttaattttggtgtaattcatatattttttgttgGTTAACGGCTATATATCTTGTAAAAGCATACGATATAAAGGgcaattcaaataataattacACTCATGTAATTTAgatgtttattaaaattagtcattaaaataaattattaatataaaatatatcttaaaaataaaataaataaataatatatatttatatataaatatataataattaattttaatatataaataatatttttgtaataattaataaaatttaattttaatatattgatgataatataaaatattttatataattatataattatatttattttttaaaataattattcacataatcaataaaaataatattttttaataatataatattactaattgaaaatatatatatatataattattttatatataaaaaaattaaattctatttaatatatagCGAATTATATCTGCTATGTATATACGTACTTTTGCTCTTAAACCTGAGTAGTTCGATTTGAGAGTAAATCATTTATTATGTCCTCAACATCTAACATTAATTGTAACGTGGGTTCCTCATATTGAAATCTGATCTCTACTGCTGCTAGTAATGATATATGTAAACAAATACTATAGTCTATAGTAAttactcaaatcaatttttaagaattttaaaaatagatattttaattttttaaaaataattattatataaaagtatttttaaagttttatttagataaataaattagtttttaatttattttttaacaaagtaattatttaaattaatttttaaaaattttaaaataaatattttagtttttaaaataaattaatgtataaatctatttttaacattttttttgttagatataacagttttttatttatttttaacataattcACTAACGAAAAATGCAAATTTGATATACTTTTTATTAACATGATTTTTGCACATATtataaatcaaagaaaaataatatgtatGTGTTACATGAATGTATGTGTATGTTAAATTAGTCCAAttataaagtaaaaatttaattaattttttgagtTAATTGATAATTGGTTGATCAAATTGAGATTcaagtgaaaataaaaaaataattttaattatacttaATTCATAACTATCATACTAAATTAagttatattaaatataaaaatatcaaataattttaactttaaattttgtgtaaaataatttttaataattttattgaatattattataattattattattattattgagtgacaataaatatatatatatatatactttttaaatttttgtatattaaatttattgttattttatatttcaataactcaataattaattagtttatatatattatattttttaagtatttatttaaaaatattaataaatgtGATATAATTATGGACAAAAAAATATTaggattaataaaaatattatttatttttaaatttatatttattcaataaaatttaatatttattattttaataattgtgtgcaattaacaaaattattaatttgagaaagtatatataaaattaaaaataaaaacaaatatttgTCTACGTTAGAAAATAGACAAAAAATTGTTATCTCTGacagaaaaaaaatgttaaaaattgatctataaattaattttttttggattaaaatatttatttttaaaatttataagaattgatttaaataattgttccactaaaaaatagaataaagacTGATTTATCTAATGaaataaaactttaaaaatatttttgtgtattaatattttttaaaaattaaaatatctatttttaaaattttggagattaatttaaataattactcACAAAACATCATACCaaatgttttatttaattttatattcgtATGCCAATGGGTCGGACAGAGTTACGGTAcaaaactctctctctctctctctaatcAAGCTTCCAACCTCAGATTTTGGCGTTCACCAACATAATTTAGCTCTGATATCATAC
The Arachis stenosperma cultivar V10309 chromosome 7, arast.V10309.gnm1.PFL2, whole genome shotgun sequence genome window above contains:
- the LOC130941742 gene encoding GDSL esterase/lipase At2g04570-like codes for the protein MELHNNIPMFILLVFMIMITSNGGAAANVPAIIVFGDSSVDAGNNNFIPTIARSNFQPYGRDFEGGVATGRFSNGRIPTDFISEAFGLKQFVPAYLDPKYNITDFATGVTFASAATGYDNATSDVLSVIPLWKQLEYYKEYQQKLMTYVGETKAHEIISESLYIMSLGTNDFLENYYTMPGGRESEYTPQQYQNFLASIAGNFIRNLYATGARKISLGGLPPMGCLPLERTTNIVGGNDCVASYNNVALEFNDKLRNVAINLNKELPGIRLVFSNPYYILLYMIKKPSTFGFQSTSVACCGTGMFEMGYACSRGDRFSCSDATKYVFWDAFHPTERTNSIVADYVVKHVLAQFLK